The genomic region GCAACTACATCATGAGTATCTCTAAATTCCCAAATACAGACAGACATATAGCATTGGTTAAACTATCTGAAATCTCATATCAGAGAATTTGGGACACAAACTGCTGGCCTGGCAAACTGACTACATGATGAGTACAACTGCCCTTCAACTTGCCCTAGTAGAACCAAACTACTTTTAGAGTGAGGTTACTTCCTTTCTTACATCCAAATAAAACGTCGGCCCATCCACCCCAAGCCAACCTAAAACATCTCTAATGATTGCAGATAGGGAAATTCTCTTGGGAGCATAAATTGATCCATGGTAAAAATTAATGTTGGTTCTCATCAACAGTTGTCACAAAGAAAAACACACCTTTTGCAGCTAAAGCTCCTCCTGTGACACAGCCAGCTACTGCTGAATTGGTGATGTCATGCTTTGCCCGAGCCTGCCAGGACGTGACGATTCAAAGTGTCCAAATAAGTAAAAATAAATACAGAATTGCTCATGAATGGAAGAAAAAAAATGTCACACTGCATCTACCTTCTCAACGACGCATTCAGCTGCAGAGAAAATCAAGCCCATTACTGCAAAGGTCTTAGCATGGCTCATACTTTTCCTACCCATCTGTTTTGCCTGGTAGACTATTTGTTGCCTTGCTGTCATCTCCTCTGCCATTATTGGATTTTCCAAAGCTCCAAAAAATAGTCCCATAAGTACACCAAGACCACCCCCTATTGAATGAAAGCTACGCAGTTAATAACAGCTATGCATACTCCATAAGTCCATTTAATGAAACATTATGCACTTGTAAGTGGGCCCCTTGTGGGATAAGCCAATAGCTGATACTCTAAGCTGTTTAGCTTGACGCCAAATGATTAACAAGCAGAGAAGCACAAGTCATCAGGCAACAACTTAACATGACTTCTAAGTTAGTATAGGACGGAGTATCCAGCCACTGATTGTTGGCTGTTGTCTTAAGGATACCAAATGTCAAACTATAGGAAATAGTGATACTTTGGTAATACATACAATAGAGTGCATAGTATCAATATCACTGATTCTATCCTCTAAACCATCAATAAACAAATCATTAAACAGGGCAAAAACAGAAAATAGATACTTTAACATTGCAGGCCTTTGCCATGTTCCAGATTCATGACAATGTCAGCAAGCTGTTGGAAAACTACATATATTGCACAAGTGAAATGTTACTAGTAATCACACGTGaacgcgtgcgcacacacacaatgTTATGGCATGCACTTATTTACAGTAACTATATACTGGGGGGAAAATGTTAGGTAGCACTAGATCCAATGTTAAGTTTCTTCATTTGAAGCAGAAACAACAGAAACATGAAATGAATGGATCAGAGCAAACTTTTTTTACGAGACAACTGGAAGAACCAGACACACTCTGACCGATTTTATTCACTCCGCAAAAACTGTACAATCAAGCATGCAAACAGGGGAAGGCACATACCCAATGCTAAAAGGAATAACTGATAGCCGGAGGTGGGGGAGGGTGGCAGAAGATGAAAAACTACTCCATTACATGACTGGTGGGTACACCAGGAGGTAAGATGGCAAACATCCAAGGCAGAGGTAACACAAACCTTCCAACGGTCAGATTGGTTGCGAATAAGGCTAGGAAAGCCCACAACATCAGTGTTGACATGATCAAACACCAAGCTGTTACCAGGATGGCCGCGATGTATGTCTATCACATTATACTTCTTGCAGCACTGACATGAAAAGGATTCAGAGAGGTGCACCGCCAAACAGTAACCTTTCTAATGCAGTACAACAATATTTTCAAACTATTTAACAAAAAAATTGAACCACTATCAGACCAACCTTCAATAACCGTCGACCTTGCTATTTTCCGCAAATCACGTGCTATGCCTATGACACAATGCTTGTAGCTACAATGGAAAACGATCGTGCATTGTTAAGGAACACCTTTCTAATGCTCTACCAAAACCCCTCTTAGACTACTTGAAACTTTATCCAACCACTTTCCGAATACTTGGCCACCTGACATGTGGAGACTCTCAATCTTAAAGTCTTTGAAAGGTAATGTGTTAAGGACTGGAATTTAATTGGGTTGATTTCATGACCCTAACTTTACTTGATGAATCACTACAAAAACTTAGACCCCAACTCTCCCAGGCAAGTTCACTTGAAACAAAGGCACGACCCTAAAAAAAGAACTTGAAACAAAGGCATCTTCATTATGCATTATGACATGCCATTTCACATGAAGGATCATCGAACAAGAGCAAAGAGTTTATTGTTATTACCACCAAAGATTTTGAGCAGCTAAAGTAACTAACTAACAGTAGACAGTTCTGCAGGTGAGTACAACCGAATCAACATATGAACATAGTTAAGTTCGTACGCGCACTTGCTCAAAATAAAATTAAGCTCATCTCCTGCAGAGCTGGCACCGTTTTATTTGTAACTCTTCAGGCAAACAGGTGAAGAACTAACCATCTAAAGCATGAACAACCACATCCATGTTACATGTCACACCATCCAGAAACTCTGATTGCATGGCATTTGAACAAGATCATGGAGACATGTTAACTCGGCATTTCAGCATAATTCAATTACAGAGTTGTATGCGCCGCAGTGGCACAAATATGGTTTTCTCCAAATACTCAGTAACTGAATAGCATCAAGAGATTTGTGTTTGAGGTGGTGAGTAACATTACCCATGACACCGCTGAGGACGCTCCGGACGGCGCAGTTGTTCATCATCTCCTGCCCCTTGATCTCCTCCGGCGTTGGCAGCCGGAGCGGCTCCACTGGAGCCCTCTGGCCGGCCGCATCGCCGcccgccccggccgccgccgccgatggcTCCGGCGAAGACATCTCACAGTCTGATCTCCCTCCCCCTCCCGATAGCGCGACGGCGGAGCTAGCTGCGGGCCTTGGAAACCACTGGAAAGGCAATGAAGGGGATTGGAGAAGAAGCCGAGCCGAGAAGTTCCTCAGGGCTCGCTACTTGTCCTCCTTCCCTTGGCTTTCTTTTCCTCCCCTCCAAGAAAAGGGGCGGCGGTAAGGGAAGGGGATCCCGGTGGGGGTGCACTGGTGCGTGCCTCTTCCGGTCTTCCCACTCCCCGGAGCTCGCGTGAGGCGCACCATCTCTGCTCTCCGCTACCCGAACACGCACACGTATTTTCAAGAGTACGCTACCCTAGGACGCAGGCGTATTGTCAAGACTACGCTACCCGGTTCCAGTACCTGTGTGGCGCGTGTGGGGGAGACCGGGAGAGATATCGGATCCATCGGAATCGGATCGGCTCACTTGATATCCGATCCACCAAGGGAGTACAACAAGCAGCATTCTCTGACTgccgcccccaccccctcccccgacCAAAACCCAAGCAAACCCTAGATCCGCCGCGGCCccctccaactccggcgacgccctcCACCCGGCAGACGGAGAAGATGCCGAACCTCGAGTGCCGGATGTACGAGCCGCGGTTCCCGGAGGTGGACGCCGCGGTGATGATCCAGGTCAAGCACATCGCCGACATGGGCGCCTACGTCTCCCTCCTCGAGTACAACAACGTGGAGGGCATGATCCTCTTCTCCGAGCTCTCCCGCCGCCGCATCCGCTCCATCTCCTCGCTCATCAAGGTCGGCCGCCAGGAGCCCGCCATCGTGCTCCGTGTCGACCGCGACAAGGGATACATCGACCTCTCCAAGCGCCGGGTCTCCGAGGAGGAGGCGCGGTCCTGCGAGGACAAGTACAACAAGTCCAAGCTCGTGCACTCCATCATGCGCCACGTTGCCGAGACCCTCGAGATCGACCTCGAGCCCATCTACCAGCGCATCGGCTGGCCGCTATACCGCAAGTACGGCCACGCATTCGAGGCCTTCAAGCTCATAGTTGCTGACCCCGACGCCATCCTCGATGTGCTCACCTACGAGGAGAGGGAGACCGGCCCTGACGGACAAGAGGTTACCCACCAATTATCATGATTTTTCCTTTCGTAATTCTGATTTATGCACTACGATGCCCTGACGTGATTAAATGCATTCACTAATAACTACGCCGTGCTTAAATGATCTTGTCATGTGAATTTGTGCGTGATGTCAGGTAAAATGTGCTGAAGTTTATGGATAACATGTTCTCGTTCTGTTGAATGGGCACCATAGAAAGGTTTGGTACTTGCGAGTTTATCTGAGGTCAAATGGACCAAATGAACTTTTAGTGCAACTAATCACTGAATGTTGGAATGTACCAATAGATTAAATTTGTCTTGTCGAGTCTAGTTCTAAGGTCTAACGAACAATTGAATGATATTTCAAGTGATGTGAATAAATTACCCCTGGAATGTGTTCTGATatttactccctccggtcctttttactccgcacatTAGCTTTGTCTGAAGTCCaagtttgctaagtttgaccaaatttatattagaaaatattaacatctataacatctaataaatataatatgaaaatatattccgagATGGATCTAATAATAaatgtgttgttatgtgaatgttaataattttttgtataaacttggtcaaagttggatgagattgacttcagacaaacctaatatgcagagtaaaaaggaccggagggagtaccatCGACATAATTAAGTTTAGAGTTTTTGCCAGAAAATGAAAGTGATACTTAAATTTACTGGCAGGTGACTAAGGTGGTGCCTGCTGTCACCCCTGAGATTAAGGAGACCCTGGTCCAGAATATACGGAGGAGGATGACACCGCAGCCACTCAAGATCCGTGCTGACGTCGAGATGAAATGTTTCCAATTTGATGGGGTGCTCCATATTAAGGTTCTAGTTAACCCTGTTTCTGCCTTGGGATATAATTGAACACTTTGGGTTGCTTATTCAGTTGTTCTAAATTTGATATTGCAGCAAGCCATGAGGAAAGCTGAAGCTGCTGGGAACACTAATTGTCCTGTGAAGATTAAGCTGGTTGCTCCTCCACTTTATGTTCTGACTACACAAACTCTCGACAAGGTTGGTGTCTTCTTCAGCCTCTTTCCATGATTCATGTTGGCTTTGACTCTAGGTATCCTGCTCGATTGATTAGATTATTTGATTCTTATTTAGAAGGATGCTCCTAATTTGACATAGAATTTAAGATTTAACAATTGCACTGCGCCTTTAGCACATTGTATTTTTCTTGATTGATTAGATGGTCAAATTTTCATTATTTAGAAAGAAGCTTCTAATGtgtctgttcccaaatataaggtgtattagtttttcgaAAAGTCAACTTTtctatgtttgaccaagtttataggaaaATATATTAACATTTACGATGCTAAATAACtaaaatatgaaaatatatttcatgacGAATCTTATGGTAATGATTGGATTTTGAAAACATTGATATTTTTCtccataaacttggtcaaagttaaagaagtttgactttaaaaaagaTTAATGCACCTGATATTTTGGACTGGAGGGGGTACATTATTGGCTGGGTGGATCATCTTATATCCTAACTATCAGGAAGGCTGTTAAAGTGCTCACCTTGCTTCCAATGTGTCTAACAGCTATTGCACCGCATACAATGTTTGATAGTTTGTTGTCCATGATCTGTAGTTTGCTGTTTCTCATTGTCATCTATTGGGGTTGGTTGGCTAGTCATCCAGAAGGAAATTGATAATTGCCATGTCAAATTTCATTCTCTAATGTGACAAAGGATGCTATTTTTTTTGGTGTGTTCTTAATAACATGTGTGTAGAATGATCTAAGTTACAGATTAGGTGACAGTGGTTATTTGCATGAACTGTCCTTAGTCTGTCTTGTTGTACACGCACTCAAATGGTACAGTAAGTTGCTTTGGGCTTACAGCTTTAGGCTATGTTTGGTAGCAAAGTATTAGAAAAACTGCAGTATTGAAAACCACAATATTTTTGTCAGTGGGTACAAGATACCACAGTTTTGACATATCAAAGTATGTTGAAGTATTGAGATTACTGTGACCTGTTTGGTTGTTGCCGCAAAACACAGTATTGATGCGTTCAAACACTCAACTACCTAGCCGTTAGCAGTGCAAGCACACACCTGCTGGCCGGAGCTGATCAACATGCTCAGCTAGCTAACATACGGGCCATCCCATCAAGAGCCCGGAGGAAGAAACAACCAACTCATATGTCCCCCTCACTCCTTCCAGCCGCTAAGCCGAGCTGAGCCACCGTTCCATGCACTCGCCTCTAGCCCCCAACCCGTGCTAAAAGTACCAGGTGTAGTTTGTTGTGGTATGGTTTGAACAGGGATACCTGAATCTGAATTGTCTGAATGAAAAACAGCAAAATCACTATAGTATGATCATTAGATTTTAGACAAATCATGCGGGGTGTAGCGGCCGACGACAACAGAGCAGCCGTCTCTTTGCTTCCCCATGGTCGCCGAGGGAGATTTCTCCAAAGACGAcagggcggcgacggcgtgggAACGAGGCCAGAGCAAGTAGCGAGTTGTTGAGCAGAGTGCGGAAGGATAATGACGCTAGTCCCTTCTTTTCGCCTTCTCTGTTTTTTTAAAACAGGTCTGGGGTTCTTTTTATTATACAGAGAAAAAACTGCAGTTTGTCGAATACTA from Triticum aestivum cultivar Chinese Spring chromosome 4A, IWGSC CS RefSeq v2.1, whole genome shotgun sequence harbors:
- the LOC123085606 gene encoding mitochondrial import inner membrane translocase subunit TIM22-4, whose protein sequence is MSSPEPSAAAAGAGGDAAGQRAPVEPLRLPTPEEIKGQEMMNNCAVRSVLSGVMGGGLGVLMGLFFGALENPIMAEEMTARQQIVYQAKQMGRKSMSHAKTFAVMGLIFSAAECVVEKARAKHDITNSAVAGCVTGGALAAKGGPQATCIGCVGFGAFSVAIEKFMERYN
- the LOC123085605 gene encoding eukaryotic translation initiation factor 2 subunit alpha homolog; amino-acid sequence: MPNLECRMYEPRFPEVDAAVMIQVKHIADMGAYVSLLEYNNVEGMILFSELSRRRIRSISSLIKVGRQEPAIVLRVDRDKGYIDLSKRRVSEEEARSCEDKYNKSKLVHSIMRHVAETLEIDLEPIYQRIGWPLYRKYGHAFEAFKLIVADPDAILDVLTYEERETGPDGQEVTKVVPAVTPEIKETLVQNIRRRMTPQPLKIRADVEMKCFQFDGVLHIKQAMRKAEAAGNTNCPVKIKLVAPPLYVLTTQTLDKDQGISVLTDAVKACTAEIEKHKGKLVVKEAPRAVSEREDKLLNAQLDTLVEQNAEVAGDDDSEDEEDTGMGDIDLTNSGVHAD